A region of the Echeneis naucrates chromosome 15, fEcheNa1.1, whole genome shotgun sequence genome:
tgtAATTGTTGCAtgaaagcaatatcacatattgcttaagttacagaaataaaagtgtctctttataaaacaaaaatagtgcagttaaacatggatTCCTGAAGTACTTTATCCTCaatttgcaaaccttgcacactgtgaagctcatgtcaagcttgATCTTCCCAGGCATTTGGCAAATGGGGGCCTATAAAATCTGCAATCAAGAAAAAatggaattcattataaacacggaataacacACAACTGgcattttaaataaactctttttgtttgtttgttttagttttttttttttttccccaaaataaaaaggaatgtatctGTTGGCAAAATTCtcagagggggtcactaataatgcccACCCGCtacccatgaataaataaatgaatgaatgacttgaGTGTGTAGTGGGCACGGTTCAGTTCTcagtgggggcacctgaactTGTCCAAGTTAATTGATATAAATGTACGTGGTGacttgagcagcacggtggcacagtggttagcactgctgccccacaataagatgGGTGCGGTTTGATTCCTGGTGTcatctaggttaattggtgcttagtaatggactgggctacagcaaggagtggcgacgcccccccccccccccccccctcctgataatttaatctatttttatcgattttgggacattttatttttcattttaattaattttttattttttttggcacacccctcGTGGTCAtgtggtgcttactgatggaTGATTGGTTTGAGACTCAATTAATCTGTAAACTATGTAAGATTAATACACGAGCTATCTACAATCTATATGTGAGCTGTACATAATCTTTAAATGCTATAGGTGGAAATGATTCAACTATTATGGCTTGGGTTTTGTGACAGCTGGATCTGAAATGCTCAACTTTAAACTGTgagaaatattttcatgttgATTATTAATATAAGAGCAGTAATCAATAACTGAGGCTACAGGTCAAGCTGGAGGTTTCAAAGTGTGAACCAGGACCTTTAGTCCAAGAGACACCCACAGAGTCCTGTGCTTAGGTGGACTGCCTGAATAAGCAAAACAACATATTGGACCTGGTGGGAGGGTGGGgtggagcaggaaggaggaacaCCCCCCATCTTATTACAGAGGGGGTGATTATTTTCCATCTGTCACAGTTTATTTTTAGGTCATATCAAGATCTTTAGAAatccacacacacctttttgGGGGGGCTGGTGTGTCTGATggttctcttttttctttctccaccccACCAGGTCCTTTGGCACCTGGACATCTTCCGTCGTAGTTTCCGTCAGTTAACGACTCATAAGTGCATGAAAGATTCCTGCATCTTCTGTGCTCTGAAGGTGAGAGACAACACCTGAGGCTGGTCCTGCACTGACCTCTCTGTTGCCCCTCCCATCTCTGacctccctctctgtgttttcttattCAGAGTATCTTCGCACAGTTTCAGTTCAGCTGTGAGAAGGTTTTACCATCTGACGCTCTTCGCAGTGCACTTGCCAAAACTTTCCAGGATCAACAGCGGTTTCAACTTGGTGTCATGGATGACGCTGCAGAGTGTTTCGTAaggatacacacagacagatatgtAAACAGAGGGACGcatatatagacacacaaatGCGCAGACAGATTTTATACATAtgcagatggacacacacattatatttaATTGGGTCCCTGTGTTTTGTGCAGGAGAACATCCTGATGAGGATTCACTTTCACATCGCAGATGAGACCAAAGAGGATGTCTGCACTTCCAGACACTGTGTCCCCCACCAGAAGTTCGCCATGACACTGTTTGAGCAGGTGAGACACATCTCTTGCTATGGAGGCAATTCATTTAGAGGAAACAACAGAGGGGACCATTGGAGGATCGGGGACAGTCCAGAGTCTTGTTTGCTGGATTCTGACAAGTCCGGGATCCTTGAAAGGGTTCAGCCTCTCCAGGTGTTTCCAGACTTTGTGAACCTGCAGGTCTGGGAAAGGCACCAGGTCCTTAGCTCTGTGTATTTGAATTCTCAATAAGGATGTGGTATGACTGACAGATGGGGTTCTGTGTGTCGCTTCCTGATGGTCTGCCACATCAGGTGAACTTACCTGTGTCCTGAACATCTACCTGAGCAGTAGACTGGTCAGAGTTGATAACACCTGTGAGTCTACAGCCTTTAAACTACAACCACAATTCCAAAAAAGGTGTGacactgtgtaaaatgtaaatagaaacagaaagcaatgattttaaaatctcataaacccatattttattcccaatagaacataaacaacaaatcaaaGGTTGAAACTGAGGCATTTTACtatttcatgaaaaacattttgaatttgatgatAGCGACAAATCCCAAAAACAGAGGCAACAAAAGGCTAGAAAAGTAACCAGCACAAATCATAAAACAACTAGAGGATCATTTGACAACTaattaggttaattggtaacaGGTCAGTTACATGACTGGCTATAAAAGTAGCATTTCAGAGAGGCAGAGCCTCTTAGATGTAAAGATGGGCAGAGGTTCACCAATCCGTGACAAACTGTGTCTAAAAATTGTGGAACAATATGATAAAAATGTTCCTCAATGTAAAATTGCAAAGACTTTGGAGATCCCATCATCTACATAGCATAGTTTTATCAGAAGATTCAGAGAATGAGGAAGGAATCTGTGTGCAACGGACAAGGGCGAAGGTCAAAACTGGAAACTCATGATTTTCAAGCCCTGAGGGCACTGCATTAAGAACAGGCATGATTCTCAACTGAACATCACTGCATTggctcaggaacacttccagAAATCACTGTCTGTGAACACAGTTCGCCGTGCAATCCGCAAATGCAAGTTAATGCTGTATCATGCAAAGAAAAAGGCATATCTGAACACAAAAACGCTATCACCTTCTCTGGGCCTAATTTAAAATGGTCTCAGGCAACATGGAAAACTGCTGTGTGGTGAGATGAACAAAAAATCGGCTTCTCCTCCCTTCTTAGACATTTACAGGCAGCTGTTAAAAGAACAGGGGATGCAACACAATggtaaatattttcctgttccaacttttttgtgatgtgttgctgccaacaaattcaaaatgagcaaatattttccatgaaatggtaaaatgtccCAGTTTCAACATCTGATATGTTGTTCCACtgagaataaaatgttttttgagatTTGCACATTAatgtgtcctgtttttatttataggGGGTTGTACTTCTTTAGCACACATCAGGACTGACCACTGACCTCACCTGGACTTGAACCTGATCTCAGTGGTCCTTCAAAACCATCATTTACCTAATTTACTTTACTATAAATTAACAAAGTCCtgactgaggtgtgtgtgtgtctgtctctctctctctctctctctctctctctctctctctctctctctctctctctctctctctctctctctctctcagtgtgtgtgcagcagctgtggagcCTCCTCAGACCCTCTGCCTTTCATTCAGATGGTCCATTACATCTCGACCACCTCCCTGTGGTaagtttgtgtgtccatgtctgtctaattcttctgtgtttctctgtgtgagaagaagaagaaaaaaaacaaaaatggacacATGTTGATCTCTGACATCTATTGTCCtcttactcctcctcctcctcctcttagTAATCAGGCAGTGAAGATGTTGGAGTCCAGGGAGAAAGCAACTCCAGCCATGTTTGGTGAGCTGCTTCGGAACGCCAGCATGGGAGACCTTCGCAGCTGTCCTGTACGCCACAATGATCACATGTTTGTGGCTAACTGCTTTGTGAAACTGCAGGACTGACTGCTGGGCCTCTTCCTGTTGCTCTTCTCCTCAGAGTCAGTGTGGTCAGCAGCTCAGGATGGCCCGTGTCCTCCTCAACAGTCCAGAGATCATCACTATTGGTCTGGTTTGGGACTCTGATCACTCAGAACTGGCTGAGGATGTAATTCACACCTTGGGAACCTGCCTCCGTCTGGGAGATGTAAGAACAAGGAGGAGGAGTTGGAAGTAGCAGTAGCAGCAGTTGTGGCAGTATTAGTAGTACTCTCTTGACCACACTGGTAAATGGTGGTGTCATTGGCACTGACATGGttttgctgcagcttcttcctccttcttcttttgtggttttcctctgcagctgttttacAGGGTGACAGAGGAAAAGGCCCGTCAGTCTGAGCTCTACTTGGTTGGCATGGTGTGTTACTATGGGAGACATTACTCCACCTTCTTCTTCCAAACTAAGATCCGTCGATGGATGTACTTTGATGACGCTGATGTGAAGGAGGTATGATGTTGATAAAACGAACACTGATCTCTACAGGAAGGAAATCACACACCTCTGGGCTCCTTATTACTACTATGATGATGTCATGTTAGGCGGAGCTAGGCTTGATATCAGCCACAGTTGCTGTGCTGTAGTGATCTCTCTTCCTGCTTGACCTTAAACACCTTTCCTAtctctttcattattttctttctcttctatCGGTGCTGTTTCAAAACTTCAGTGGaatgagctctctctctctctctctctctctctctctctctctctctctctctctctctctctctctctctctctctctctctctctctctctctctctctctctgctggttgtgaaaACAAGGATATCCCCCTATTGTTTATTAGAGCCGCTGGACAGAACAGAGGGTGTggtcaggacacacacacacaccataggCGATACATTTGCTCAATTTGCAGACTCTCATTctatctctttctttgtcttgtacacacaaacacacacaatcacactctTGCTCTCTCAGTGGCACATGGTTAGTGCTCAGTGGTTGTAGTTCGACGACATCCTGTTCAAGCTGGAGCAAAAATGGAGGAAGGAGTGAAATAACGATTGAAGGATTTTTGTTGTGCAAAAATATAAACGCACCGACAACAAGATGCCGATACTTTGCAATCTTCCAGCACCATCTTCGTGGTGAGCGGATGTTCTTAACAGTGTCTGCTGATTCACAACTTTGACAATTTGATGGGTTTACAATTGaatgtttgctgtttgatgTCATTTCACATCACATTGCTGTTTCTCAACTTATTGAGCTGGAGTTTGGTGGTGAATCTAGAGGTTCAACAACAGTTTGAACTGAGGAGTTCAAGTTTCTAAGCTTAATCCTGCTGTATCATCAGAACCTTCAGTTCATCTTCTTATGATCCATCAGCGAGTTGATTTAtcagttcattttctgttgattaaTCTCGGACCTGTCTGAGGGCAATCTTAGCCTAAAGTTTTCTTGAGTCTTGAGTCTGagtttgtctctctgcagatTGGTCCAAAGTGGAAAGACGTGGTTTGTCGTTGCATCAAGGGCCATTACCAGCCTCTGCTTTTGCTGTATGCTGATCCCCGGGGTACACCTGTGTCTCTACAGGATCTACCCCCACGCCTCGACCTCCCCCTCCTAAACAAGACCGGTTACGACAGCGAAGACTCGGGTAACTACAACACAGCTAGGAGTCGTAGTAGTAGCACAACAGCAAACACTCAGGTAACTAAATGAACCCAGCAGCAATATTTGTAGTAATACTTGTCCTAGTAGTAAGGAGTACAAAACAGAGGTGAATAGAGAAAATGGGGAAATCATGGTGGTAGTTGTAGTACTTGTAGTGTTAGTGGTTCAGTTTTGTGGGACACAACACATATTTGTGCCCCCCGCCCCAAATCCAGGCCGTGAGCCATCAATATCGAGCGACACCCGCACTGATTCGTCAACAGAAAGCTACTCATGCCGACGGCCCACCCCCTCTCGCTATGAGTCGCTGGCCAGTCACTCCTCATCTGACCCCCAGGGAACCATCATCCACCTCGAGCACCCAGAGACAGGCCTGCATGCCTCACTCTGCAGCGTGGAGACCATAGGTTGGTGTTTCCTTCAGAATGGAGGAGTTATGGATCTGTCTGATTACTGTTGTGGGATCAAAAACATAATCCACTACCTTATTTGTAATGATTGGCTAATTTCTTATAATTAATCAAGTGATTGATCTATAACATGAGTCAGAAGCAGCAATGTTTGCAGCAATGTGACCAAGAACCCACAGAGTTTGTCCTGTTGACAGACacactgcctctctctcttttatgaTCAATCAATGACTTatagtgagtgtgagtgggagtgggagtggttgttggtctctgtctgtctctgtgatgggctggagagggtctgtccagggtgaccccgcccctcgcccagattgagctggggttggctccagacccccatgacccagaaacagttAAGATGTAGAAGATGcgtgagtgaatgaatgaatgacacatAGTGTAGGTTGATTTGAATGTTTCAACTCTACATTCTGTGTCATTTCAAGAAAACaggagattttattttgaaaacttgGTGTTTACTCCTGCAGAGCTGTTAAGGTCCAGTCACACCCTTGTGTGgtgtttcttcctcttcatcatcaccttgTGCTTTCAACATTTGTTgccatgttttttgttgctAAGGCCACATGACGGGCAGTGAGCCGCACCAGTGTCAGAGGAAGGGAGACAGGGCCAATGATAGGAGGTGGAGCTCTGTCCACACCCGGAGATCAGAGGCCAAAAACGAAGCCTTGTCGACTGGGTACCACAGTGAGGGTAGGATGGGCACCAACCAGAGGGCAGATACAGAATGGAGTTTTAAAGCATTTCAAACACTGGATTCTGAAAACTTGATATTTATTTACGTGCTTATGAATTTTACTGTACAGTCATGCACATGACAACAATaaactcaacacaacacaacaaaactgtatttcttATTGTAGAGATGAAATTTTTACCTTGTTCTGATCTCGACTTCAGTGTCAGAAGGTGTAATAAAACAGGAATCGGATTATACTCTGTGAACAAGTTTagtaaacagcaaaaaacattAATTGGATGAAATAGGGAGAGACACTAAGAGAGACAGACTGTTCTCcatctgttttattctgttcacCATGACTTCAACATCATTTCCTCTGTCACTTCAATTTAATGTCCCTCTATTTTTCATTCACCTTTATTTTACTCAACTTTTCCTACTTCTCACTTCTAATccactttcttctctctctgatgtGCATTCTTTTCCTTTGTAAATCTATTTCCCCTTCCAGGAGAGACATTGAAGGAGCAGAAGTTTCCTCGTCACCTCCTCAAActatcatcatcctcctcatcttctgcTAGTCGCCTCCGAGACTTCAAAGAGACCATGAGCCACATCCTCCACAGCCGccccctgtcctcctcctcctcctgtacacCAGTTTCCATCCTCAACTCTGACATTACTTCCTCCTCTGACAGCCACGACCCTGGCCTCATTCCCGCTGCCTCCTCCAACAAACCCCAGGACTGGGAGGCCGACAGCACCAGCAGTGAGTCCAAGTCCAGCTTGTCTGGAGGAACAGGGTCTGGGAGGTTCCGGCCGGCGTGGAAACCCCGGAGGGAGGCACTCAACATTGACAGCATCTTTACCCGTGAGAGGCGGCGGCAGGCGGGTTACAGCCCGCTCGGAGCCTCCCTGCCTGATTATGATGGATCTCTAGCCTCGGACAGGGTCGATGCCTCCCTCCTGGCCCCACAGGAAGTGATTACCATCAGACGAGGTTCCTCCAGGACTCTCCCTGCCACCTCCAACAACCAAAGAGAAGGAGGTGTGGGAGAGGCAAAgttgcctcctcctcctcctcctcctcctcctccccctcccaggCTGATCCAGAGGATTGAGAGCGGATATGAGAGTAGTGAGAGGAACAGCAGCAGCCCAGTCAGCCTGGACCTGAACCAGGGAGACAGGTAAcaattgggttagggttaggatccAAAGTCACTTTCTGTGCCACAGGCCAGTTATAAACTGGATGCTGTTGTCCAGATCATGAAGGTGTCACCTCTTCTCAGGGAGGCTGCTGGAAGGAAGCCTCTgatctgctcctcttccttGGGACCGTCATGGAGGAACATCAGGTCAAAGAGCAGCGGTGCCCTGTTGCAGGAGTTTGGCTCCTTCAGCAGGGGGAGTCTCGgtacagagtgtgtgtctgtgcaagtGTGTATACCATGAGTGTGTGAAGAGAACTGGATATGGTGCAACAAGTTTCCCTGTGTGCAGAGAGAATCTGCAGCTGATTATTAACCTTTTATATGAAGGTTATTTACATTATATTAATGTTATAGAAACCTTTTTTGTGTCATACTGACATCACTGTAACCCCtgattactgtgtgtgtctgtctgtctgtgtgtttatgtagcACTCCCTGAAGGCCGCAGTGAACTGGATGAGCTACAGGAAGAGGTGCTGAGACGAGCAAATGAGGAGGAACAGCAACGACAacaagagaaggagagagaggcagcgcTCGGCTTCAACCCGAGACCCAGCAAATACCTGGACCTAGACCAGCTGCAGATACAGGGTGggcgcacacaaacaaacacaaattgacAGATGCACACTGTCTGATGGTTTTGATCTGAAAGGGGACATGTGGACCCATATGCTACATGTTCACTTGCAGGTAAAAGTGATGGCCTTGAGTGCTGTGTGTTGGAGGCAGAGCTTCTTCTGGATCAGTCAGTTCGTTTGGATCAGGCAGGCGAAGTCGCCTCAGCACTGTCAGCTGTCAATGAAGCAGTCTGTAAGCTCCGCCCACCATGAAACGGACCAGTTAAAGCCATTTAGGAACTTTTAagaaattttgaatttttataGACACTTAGAGACATTACAGACGTctacagacatttaaaaattttacGGGTGGTGAGGGATGTAGGAGTTGTTTTGGGACATTGGAGACATTTAGAGACAAAAAGAGTGATTCACTTGACATCCTGTCAGGTCATGTGACTACTCTGACTAGTCAGACTCCTTCTAATGATGTCATCACCTTTATGCAGCAAAGACACtgcatttattcagattttatcaGTCATAATTATCAAAAGACGGGCACAAAAAGATGCTCTACCATGTACcaagtttctttattttgaagatttttcATGAATCATcttcattatttctttgttgcaccattttttttttccccctcatttttctttctgttttgtattttctgttcaaATGTAATTTGGCTGTAGCCAAACTGCGGCCAGTGGTAGCTGGAGGCGGAGCTAGTAGTCACAATCGGCTGCAGCGCTGCATGAAGAGAGCCCGCAGTCTGCAGCTccgcctgcagcagcagcagcaggaggaggaggaggaggaggagcaggaggaggagcaggggcaGCAGATGCAGGAACAGCCCAGGTACCAGCTGTAGCctgctcagccaatcagatgttAGGCAGCTTTCAGAACCCCACCCATCACCACTGCCTAATTGATGATCAAAAGGCTTGTTAACATTCCAAGTCAACCAATCACAAAGCTTGTGTTTCCACATGGAGTCATGTGACTGCATGTTTGGGGAGAAGCCTTaacattttattgtgtgtgtccatgacTATGACACattctcacgcacacacatttcttcctAACccatctccccccccccctcactctATCTGCAGTGAAAAGCCTCTCGCGCTCCAAATACTTCTAACAAACACAGGGGGTGACCAGTCAGCTGCCGGCCAGGATAAGCAGGCCACACCTCTCTCTACCTGCCATGTTAAACCCCTTCTCCCCAGAACAGACCCCGATTTCAGCTGTCGGGAGGACAGCAGGACTGGGGACCCCTGCTGCCCCATGGGCACGACCCAGTCCAACTCTGGGCGCTGCCCTGGTCTTAGCATAGACACGCCTTTGGATAGCTTGGCTCCACCCTCTACACCTGAGGAAGCGAATCAGTCTATCCCCCTGACCAGAGTGACTTCTGTCTTCGTCCCAGTACGTGCCCCACCCCCATCTCAGCTGTACTCCCATAACCCATCTACCGTTGGTTCCAGCAACAGGTGTCATCTGATGTTGGTGGAGGAGCAGTGTTACATGAAATGGCCATTGATTACATCCCCTGTGCCAAGCGCCGCCTCCAGACTTTTCCCACCTCAGCGAACCTGCTCCACCAGAAACTGGTCCTGCTCTGACCTGAACCCACCTGACACTGTTGATTCTCCTGATCCACTGACCTGTTCTCCCCCATCCTCACTGTGCAGCAGCCCTCCATCTCCCACTAGCCAGCCAGGCCCAATGTTGGCCCCACCCCTCCACCAGGATGGCGGCATGCTGCCCGTGGAGCGTTGGGCCCAAAATGTGAACAGATACTATGGTTCCCAGAGTGcttcaggaggaggtgggggagggggggcagggcCAAGTGAGGAGCTGTCAGAGTTGGACTCACTGTACCAGGCCAGTCTCCTGGCTTCCAGTATGCAACGGGGCAGCCACGGAGTCAGTCTTCGTCCGATGGGCAATAAACCAGGTAGGACTACAGACCAAAGATCTgttggaggtcagaggtcatcagTGCACAGAGTCACAGCACTGATTGactcctttttgtgtgtgtgtaggaatgAGAAGAAAACTGGCAGGATCTGCACGGTCAAAAACGCCGACAGCAGAgattgagaaaaatgttttcagaacgCCACCTCAGCACAAGGTAcgtgtgtgttgttattttgttatcaggttgtgttttcaatctgtgttgttgtgctatcatgtttgtgttttctcttgttgtATTGTAAGTtatgtgttgctgctgcattGTAATCTTCGTGTTGTaatgttgtcatgttttttgtgttgtcaccTTGTAGTCTTATATTGTGCCACACTGtacctttgtgttgttgtcaaattgtttgtgttgttttgttgtgtgtaaaTTTGTCAGTTTCTTCACCTTTTGTCATGAAGTCATTTGACAATTTGTGTCTGTGCTAAAAGACCACAAGTCTGATCTCTGACCTCCGACCCCTGCAGGTTTCGTCAGGTGATGAGAGCTACAGTGCTGAAAACCTGCGACGCCTCTCCCGCAGCCTGAGTGGGACCGTCATTGGGTCCCAACCCCAAAACCTGAGCCTCTCCCACACCCGTGTAAGCAACGCACACAAAACTGAACTTTGGGTAATGTTGGTGTCATCACTGTGGGGAGTGTTGTCATTCTTCATGTTTCCATTAAGTGAACTCATTGTCTCTTTCCCCACCCTAACCCAGAAGGACCCCTACCTGTCCAAACACCCCCAACCCAAGTGTCGCTTCTCCTCCCTCGGACGTCACCCCAGTACCTCCTCTCTGcacctcccctcttcctcctcccacccTCTCCACCACGGCCCCCCAGCTCCTGCACCTCCTCCAAAgcacccccctccctcacagGCAGCACTGCACTACAGCTCCAGCCTCACCTCCAGGGAAC
Encoded here:
- the usp54a gene encoding inactive ubiquitin carboxyl-terminal hydrolase 54a isoform X1, which codes for MSWKRNYFASGGGGSGVGGRTSVEGGVQEMLKPRTMTSIAPSKGLSNEPGQNSCFLNSALQVLWHLDIFRRSFRQLTTHKCMKDSCIFCALKSIFAQFQFSCEKVLPSDALRSALAKTFQDQQRFQLGVMDDAAECFENILMRIHFHIADETKEDVCTSRHCVPHQKFAMTLFEQCVCSSCGASSDPLPFIQMVHYISTTSLCNQAVKMLESREKATPAMFGELLRNASMGDLRSCPSQCGQQLRMARVLLNSPEIITIGLVWDSDHSELAEDVIHTLGTCLRLGDLFYRVTEEKARQSELYLVGMVCYYGRHYSTFFFQTKIRRWMYFDDADVKEIGPKWKDVVCRCIKGHYQPLLLLYADPRGTPVSLQDLPPRLDLPLLNKTGYDSEDSGREPSISSDTRTDSSTESYSCRRPTPSRYESLASHSSSDPQGTIIHLEHPETGLHASLCSVETIGHMTGSEPHQCQRKGDRANDRRWSSVHTRRSEAKNEALSTGYHSEGETLKEQKFPRHLLKLSSSSSSSASRLRDFKETMSHILHSRPLSSSSSCTPVSILNSDITSSSDSHDPGLIPAASSNKPQDWEADSTSSESKSSLSGGTGSGRFRPAWKPRREALNIDSIFTRERRRQAGYSPLGASLPDYDGSLASDRVDASLLAPQEVITIRRGSSRTLPATSNNQREGGVGEAKLPPPPPPPPPPPPRLIQRIESGYESSERNSSSPVSLDLNQGDREAAGRKPLICSSSLGPSWRNIRSKSSGALLQEFGSFSRGSLALPEGRSELDELQEEVLRRANEEEQQRQQEKEREAALGFNPRPSKYLDLDQLQIQGKSDGLECCVLEAELLLDQSVRLDQAGEVASALSAVNEAVSKLRPVVAGGGASSHNRLQRCMKRARSLQLRLQQQQQEEEEEEEQEEEQGQQMQEQPSEKPLALQILLTNTGGDQSAAGQDKQATPLSTCHVKPLLPRTDPDFSCREDSRTGDPCCPMGTTQSNSGRCPGLSIDTPLDSLAPPSTPEEANQSIPLTRVTSVFVPVRAPPPSQLYSHNPSTVGSSNRCHLMLVEEQCYMKWPLITSPVPSAASRLFPPQRTCSTRNWSCSDLNPPDTVDSPDPLTCSPPSSLCSSPPSPTSQPGPMLAPPLHQDGGMLPVERWAQNVNRYYGSQSASGGGGGGGAGPSEELSELDSLYQASLLASSMQRGSHGVSLRPMGNKPGMRRKLAGSARSKTPTAEIEKNVFRTPPQHKVSSGDESYSAENLRRLSRSLSGTVIGSQPQNLSLSHTRVSNAHKTELWDPYLSKHPQPKCRFSSLGRHPSTSSLHLPSSSSHPLHHGPPAPAPPPKHPPPSQAALHYSSSLTSREHTGSEGVQQHLLVSSDRHQSTSDQGVHSVMLRYGTLPQAPRRAPQPGSSLPRPRTGSSPAPLAGLQSLYTTLSLPRHSTNMTNGHYWQPLLPSKVSAPPSLRVPGEGPSHPLRLDIPPETDWHHDTDYRTVQASSTWNLRTTAPPWNRKPFPLCSHCQRLPVEGLRPLCLSCSANMAHLPPTG
- the usp54a gene encoding inactive ubiquitin carboxyl-terminal hydrolase 54a isoform X6; this encodes MARVLLNSPEIITIGLVWDSDHSELAEDVIHTLGTCLRLGDLFYRVTEEKARQSELYLVGMVCYYGRHYSTFFFQTKIRRWMYFDDADVKEIGPKWKDVVCRCIKGHYQPLLLLYADPRGTPVSLQDLPPRLDLPLLNKTGYDSEDSGREPSISSDTRTDSSTESYSCRRPTPSRYESLASHSSSDPQGTIIHLEHPETGLHASLCSVETIGHMTGSEPHQCQRKGDRANDRRWSSVHTRRSEAKNEALSTGYHSEGETLKEQKFPRHLLKLSSSSSSSASRLRDFKETMSHILHSRPLSSSSSCTPVSILNSDITSSSDSHDPGLIPAASSNKPQDWEADSTSSESKSSLSGGTGSGRFRPAWKPRREALNIDSIFTRERRRQAGYSPLGASLPDYDGSLASDRVDASLLAPQEVITIRRGSSRTLPATSNNQREGGVGEAKLPPPPPPPPPPPPRLIQRIESGYESSERNSSSPVSLDLNQGDREAAGRKPLICSSSLGPSWRNIRSKSSGALLQEFGSFSRGSLALPEGRSELDELQEEVLRRANEEEQQRQQEKEREAALGFNPRPSKYLDLDQLQIQGKSDGLECCVLEAELLLDQSVRLDQAGEVASALSAVNEAVSKLRPVVAGGGASSHNRLQRCMKRARSLQLRLQQQQQEEEEEEEQEEEQGQQMQEQPSEKPLALQILLTNTGGDQSAAGQDKQATPLSTCHVKPLLPRTDPDFSCREDSRTGDPCCPMGTTQSNSGRCPGLSIDTPLDSLAPPSTPEEANQSIPLTRVTSVFVPVRAPPPSQLYSHNPSTVGSSNRCHLMLVEEQCYMKWPLITSPVPSAASRLFPPQRTCSTRNWSCSDLNPPDTVDSPDPLTCSPPSSLCSSPPSPTSQPGPMLAPPLHQDGGMLPVERWAQNVNRYYGSQSASGGGGGGGAGPSEELSELDSLYQASLLASSMQRGSHGVSLRPMGNKPGMRRKLAGSARSKTPTAEIEKNVFRTPPQHKVSSGDESYSAENLRRLSRSLSGTVIGSQPQNLSLSHTRVSNAHKTELWDPYLSKHPQPKCRFSSLGRHPSTSSLHLPSSSSHPLHHGPPAPAPPPKHPPPSQAALHYSSSLTSREHTGSEGVQQHLLVSSDRHQSTSDQGVHSVMLRYGTLPQAPRRAPQPGSSLPRPRTGSSPAPLAGLQSLYTTLSLPRHSTNMTNGHYWQPLLPSKVSAPPSLRVPGEGPSHPLRLDIPPETDWHHDTDYRTVQASSTWNLRTTAPPWNRKPFPLCSHCQRLPVEGLRPLCLSCSANMAHLPPTG